Proteins from one Bartonella sp. HY328 genomic window:
- the rpsJ gene encoding 30S ribosomal protein S10 has translation MNGQNIRIRLKAFDHRILDASTREIVSTAKRTGANVRGPIPLPTRIEKFTVNRSPHIDKKSREQFEMRTHKRLLDIVDPTPQTVDALMKLDLSAGVDVEIKL, from the coding sequence ATGAACGGTCAGAACATCCGCATTCGCCTTAAGGCGTTTGATCATCGGATCCTTGACGCGTCGACACGAGAGATCGTCTCGACAGCCAAGCGTACCGGCGCCAATGTACGTGGACCTATTCCTCTTCCAACACGGATCGAGAAATTCACGGTTAACCGGTCGCCACACATCGATAAGAAGAGCCGTGAGCAGTTTGAAATGCGCACCCATAAGCGTCTTCTTGATATTGTTGACCCAACTCCACAGACAGTTGATGCTCTTATGAAGCTCGATCTTTCTGCTGGTGTTGATGTCGAGATCAAGCTTTAA
- the tuf gene encoding elongation factor Tu — MAKSKFERNKPHVNIGTIGHVDHGKTSLTAAITKYFGEFRAYDQIDAAPEEKARGITISTAHVEYETENRHYAHVDCPGHADYVKNMITGAAQMDGAILVVSAADGPMPQTREHILLARQVGVPAIVVFLNKVDQVDDEELLELVELEVRELLSKYDFPGDEIPIVKGSALAALEDSNKTIGEDAIRLLMSEVDAYIPTPERPIDQPFLMPIEDVFSISGRGTVVTGRVERGIVKVGEEVEIIGIRPTSKTTVTGVEMFRKLLDQGLAGDNIGALLRGVDREGIERGQILAKPGSVTPHTKFQAEAYILTKEEGGRHTPFFTNYRPQFYFRTTDVTGIVTLPEGTEMVMPGDNISVNVALIVPIAMEEKLRFAIREGGRTVGAGVVAKIIE; from the coding sequence ATGGCTAAGAGCAAATTTGAACGTAATAAGCCGCATGTTAATATCGGCACAATTGGTCACGTTGACCATGGTAAAACCAGTTTGACAGCTGCGATCACCAAATATTTTGGTGAGTTTCGCGCTTATGACCAGATTGATGCTGCACCTGAAGAAAAGGCACGCGGTATCACCATTTCAACTGCACACGTAGAGTATGAGACAGAAAACCGTCACTATGCTCACGTTGATTGCCCAGGCCACGCTGACTATGTTAAGAACATGATCACCGGTGCGGCTCAGATGGATGGTGCTATTCTTGTTGTTTCTGCAGCAGATGGTCCAATGCCACAGACCCGCGAGCACATTCTTCTTGCTCGTCAGGTTGGTGTTCCTGCAATCGTGGTTTTCCTTAATAAGGTTGATCAGGTTGATGATGAAGAGCTTCTTGAGCTTGTTGAATTGGAAGTTCGTGAACTTCTTTCAAAATATGATTTCCCAGGCGATGAAATTCCTATCGTTAAGGGTTCAGCTCTTGCAGCACTTGAAGACAGCAACAAGACCATTGGTGAAGATGCAATCCGTCTTCTCATGAGCGAAGTTGATGCTTATATTCCAACGCCAGAGCGTCCAATTGATCAGCCTTTCTTGATGCCAATTGAAGACGTGTTCTCAATTTCAGGTCGTGGTACTGTTGTGACTGGCCGTGTTGAGCGTGGTATTGTTAAAGTTGGTGAAGAAGTTGAAATCATCGGTATTCGTCCAACTTCAAAAACCACTGTTACTGGCGTTGAAATGTTCCGCAAACTTCTTGATCAAGGTTTGGCTGGCGATAACATTGGTGCGTTGCTTCGCGGTGTTGATCGTGAAGGTATCGAGCGTGGTCAGATCTTGGCAAAGCCAGGTTCAGTAACACCTCATACAAAATTCCAAGCTGAGGCTTACATTTTGACGAAGGAAGAAGGCGGTCGCCATACTCCATTCTTCACAAATTATCGTCCTCAGTTCTATTTCCGTACAACAGACGTGACAGGTATTGTTACGCTTCCTGAAGGTACAGAAATGGTTATGCCTGGTGATAATATTTCTGTGAATGTAGCTTTGATCGTTCCAATCGCAATGGAAGAGAAGCTCCGCTTCGCTATTCGTGAAGGTGGTCGTACCGTTGGTGCGGGCGTTGTAGCGAAAATCATTGAATAA